A part of Syngnathoides biaculeatus isolate LvHL_M chromosome 21, ASM1980259v1, whole genome shotgun sequence genomic DNA contains:
- the plod3 gene encoding multifunctional procollagen lysine hydroxylase and glycosyltransferase LH3 isoform X1, with product MEGERFHRQGATAMSSWLLGLLTLGVALHARAGAQPPSVSPENLLVITAATEETDGFLRFMRTAREFNYTVKVLGLGEEWKGGDVARTVGGGQKVRWLKKELLKHSEREDLVVLFVDSYDVVFASGPEELLYKFLRLGHRVLFSAEGFCWPDQRLAPKYPAVHSGKRYLNSGGFMGFAPEVNTMVQQWKLKDDDDDQLFYTKIYLDRTQRTKLNMTLDHRSRIFQNLNGAVDEVVLKFERAKVRVRNVAYDTLPVVIHGNGPTKLQLNYLANYVPTAWTYEEGCGICDDDLLFFDEIDQQDMPLVHVAVFIHHATPFMEDFLERLTALNYPLARLHLFIHNNVVYHERHIHQFWQRHRALFPDAVLIGPEENLQEDRARKMAVEACRKDSRCDYYFSIDSDVVLTNPDTLRILMEENKSVIAPMLSKPGKLWSNFWGALSAEGYYSRSEDYIEIVQGKRIGLWNVPYMSQAYLVKGSVLRSKLSKVNLYEDPNLDPDMAFCRRVREQGVFMFVSNRDDFGRLVSSNNFNTSRLHPDMWQIFDNPLDWRAKYIHENYSKIFEDQKSFVEQPCPDVYWFPAFSEKMCDDLVETMEDYGEWSGGKHRDERLAGGYENVPTVDIHMNQIGFEKEWLKFLKEYIAPITEKLYPGYSPKAQAIMNFVVRYRPDEQPSLRPHHDSSTFTINIALNSKDVDYQGGGCRFLRYDCKVESPRKGWSFMHPGRLTHYHEGLPTTSGTRYIMVSFVDP from the exons ATGGAAGGGGAGCGTTTCCATCGCCAAGGGGCCACCGCCATGTCTTCTTGGCTCCTCGGCTTGCTAACGCTCGGTGTTGCTCTCCACGCTCGCGCCGGGGCTCAACCGCCGAGTGTCTCGCCAG AGAATCTTCTGGTCATCACGGCAGCAACGGAGGAGACTGACGGCTTTTTGCGCTTCATGAGGACTGCCAGAGAGTTCAACTACACTGTGAAG GTTCTAGGCCTGGGGGAGGAGTGGAAAGGGGGCGACGTCGCACGTACGGTGGGCGGCGGGCAGAAGGTCCGCTGGCTGAAGAAGGAGCTGCTGAAACACTCTGAGCGCGAGGACTTGGTGGTTTTGTTTGTGGACAG CTACGACGTGGTGTTTGCGTCGGGTCCTGAAGAACTCCTGTACAAGTTCCTGCGCCTGGGCCACCGCGTGCTGTTTTCTGCGGAGGGCTTCTGCTGGCCCGACCAGAGGCTGGCTCCCAAGTACCCCGCCGTGCACTCTGGGAAACGCTACCTCAACTCTGGAG GCTTCATGGGCTTCGCACCGGAGGTCAACACCATGGTCCAGCAGTGGAAGTTGAAAGACGACGATGATGACCAGCTCTTCTACACCAAGATCTACTTGGACCGCACGCAGCGG ACAAAGTTGAACATGACGTTGGACCACCGCTCCAGAATCTTCCAGAATCTCAACGGCGCCGTCG atgaaGTCGTCCTCAAGTTCGAAAGGGCCAAAGTCCGCGTGAGGAACGTCGCCTACGACACTCTTCCTGTTGTCATACACGGCAACGGACCCACGAAG CTGCAACTCAACTATTTGGCCAACTACGTCCCGACGGCGTGGACGTACGAGGAGGGCTGCGGCATCTGCGACGACGACCTGCTCTTCTTCGACGAAATAGAC CAGCAGGACATGCCGCTGGTGCACGTGGCCGTCTTCATCCACCATGCCACGCCCTTCATGGAGGACTTCCTGGAGCGGCTGACCGCGCTCAACTACCCCCTGGCGCGCCTACACCTGTTTATCCACAACAAC GTGGTGTACCACGAGCGCCACATCCACCAGTTCTGGCAGCGGCACCGTGCTCTCTTCCCCGACGCCGTTCTGATCGGACCCGAGGAGAACCTGCAGGAAGATCGGGCTCGCAAGATGGCCGT ggaggCGTGTCGAAAGGATTCCCGTTGCGATTACTACTTCAGCATCGACTCGGATGTTGTCCTGACCAATCCGGACACCCTGAGGATCCTCATGGAGGAGAACAA GTCGGTCATCGCGCCCATGCTCTCCAAACCCGGAAAGCTGTGGAGCAACTTTTGGGGTGCCCTGAGCGCCGAAGGTTACTACTCCAGATCGGAAGATTACATCGAGATCGTCCAGGGGAAGAGGAT CGGCCTGTGGAACGTTCCGTACATGTCCCAGGCCTACCTGGTCAAGGGCAGCGTGCTGCGCTCCAAACTTTCCAAGGTCAACCTGTACGAGGACCCAAACTTGGACCCGGACATGGCGTTCTGTCGCAGAGTCCGAGAGCAG GGTGTGTTCATGTTCGTGTCCAACCGCGACGACTTTGGCCGTTTGGTGTCGTCCAACAACTTCAACACTTCCAGGCTCCACCCGGACATGTGGCAGATCTTCGATAACCCTctg GACTGGAGGGCCAAATACATCCATGAGAACTACTCCAAGATCTTTGAAGACCAGAAGAGCTTTGTGGAGCAG CCGTGTCCGGACGTGTACTGGTTCCCGGCCTTCTCGGAGAAGATGTGCGACGACCTGGTGGAGACCATGGAGGACTACGGCGAATGGTCCGGCGGCAAGCACAGG GATGAGCGTTTAGCCGGCGGCTACGAAAACGTTCCCACTGTGGACATCCACATGAACCAGATTGGATTTGAGAAGGAGTGGCTCAAGTTTCTCAAAGAGTACATCGCCCCCATCACGGAAAAACTCTACCCCGGATATTCCCCTAAG GCTCAGGCGATCATGAATTTCGTGGTGCGCTACCGTCCCGACGAGCAGCCGTCACTGCGGCCGCATCACGACTCGTCCACGTTCACCATCAACATCGCCCTGAACAGCAAGGACGTAGACTACCAG GGCGGAGGTTGCCGGTTCCTGCGTTACGACTGCAAAGTGGAGTCGCCCAGGAAGGGCTGGTCCTTCATGCACCCCGGCCGCCTAACTCACTACCACGAGGGTCTTCCCACCACCAGCGGAACCAGGTACATCATGGTGTCTTTTGTGGACCCCTAG
- the plod3 gene encoding multifunctional procollagen lysine hydroxylase and glycosyltransferase LH3 isoform X2 — protein sequence MEGERFHRQGATAMSSWLLGLLTLGVALHARAGAQPPSVSPENLLVITAATEETDGFLRFMRTAREFNYTVKVLGLGEEWKGGDVARTVGGGQKVRWLKKELLKHSEREDLVVLFVDSYDVVFASGPEELLYKFLRLGHRVLFSAEGFCWPDQRLAPKYPAVHSGKRYLNSGGFMGFAPEVNTMVQQWKLKDDDDDQLFYTKIYLDRTQRTKLNMTLDHRSRIFQNLNGAVDEVVLKFERAKVRVRNVAYDTLPVVIHGNGPTKLQLNYLANYVPTAWTYEEGCGICDDDLLFFDEIDQDMPLVHVAVFIHHATPFMEDFLERLTALNYPLARLHLFIHNNVVYHERHIHQFWQRHRALFPDAVLIGPEENLQEDRARKMAVEACRKDSRCDYYFSIDSDVVLTNPDTLRILMEENKSVIAPMLSKPGKLWSNFWGALSAEGYYSRSEDYIEIVQGKRIGLWNVPYMSQAYLVKGSVLRSKLSKVNLYEDPNLDPDMAFCRRVREQGVFMFVSNRDDFGRLVSSNNFNTSRLHPDMWQIFDNPLDWRAKYIHENYSKIFEDQKSFVEQPCPDVYWFPAFSEKMCDDLVETMEDYGEWSGGKHRDERLAGGYENVPTVDIHMNQIGFEKEWLKFLKEYIAPITEKLYPGYSPKAQAIMNFVVRYRPDEQPSLRPHHDSSTFTINIALNSKDVDYQGGGCRFLRYDCKVESPRKGWSFMHPGRLTHYHEGLPTTSGTRYIMVSFVDP from the exons ATGGAAGGGGAGCGTTTCCATCGCCAAGGGGCCACCGCCATGTCTTCTTGGCTCCTCGGCTTGCTAACGCTCGGTGTTGCTCTCCACGCTCGCGCCGGGGCTCAACCGCCGAGTGTCTCGCCAG AGAATCTTCTGGTCATCACGGCAGCAACGGAGGAGACTGACGGCTTTTTGCGCTTCATGAGGACTGCCAGAGAGTTCAACTACACTGTGAAG GTTCTAGGCCTGGGGGAGGAGTGGAAAGGGGGCGACGTCGCACGTACGGTGGGCGGCGGGCAGAAGGTCCGCTGGCTGAAGAAGGAGCTGCTGAAACACTCTGAGCGCGAGGACTTGGTGGTTTTGTTTGTGGACAG CTACGACGTGGTGTTTGCGTCGGGTCCTGAAGAACTCCTGTACAAGTTCCTGCGCCTGGGCCACCGCGTGCTGTTTTCTGCGGAGGGCTTCTGCTGGCCCGACCAGAGGCTGGCTCCCAAGTACCCCGCCGTGCACTCTGGGAAACGCTACCTCAACTCTGGAG GCTTCATGGGCTTCGCACCGGAGGTCAACACCATGGTCCAGCAGTGGAAGTTGAAAGACGACGATGATGACCAGCTCTTCTACACCAAGATCTACTTGGACCGCACGCAGCGG ACAAAGTTGAACATGACGTTGGACCACCGCTCCAGAATCTTCCAGAATCTCAACGGCGCCGTCG atgaaGTCGTCCTCAAGTTCGAAAGGGCCAAAGTCCGCGTGAGGAACGTCGCCTACGACACTCTTCCTGTTGTCATACACGGCAACGGACCCACGAAG CTGCAACTCAACTATTTGGCCAACTACGTCCCGACGGCGTGGACGTACGAGGAGGGCTGCGGCATCTGCGACGACGACCTGCTCTTCTTCGACGAAATAGAC CAGGACATGCCGCTGGTGCACGTGGCCGTCTTCATCCACCATGCCACGCCCTTCATGGAGGACTTCCTGGAGCGGCTGACCGCGCTCAACTACCCCCTGGCGCGCCTACACCTGTTTATCCACAACAAC GTGGTGTACCACGAGCGCCACATCCACCAGTTCTGGCAGCGGCACCGTGCTCTCTTCCCCGACGCCGTTCTGATCGGACCCGAGGAGAACCTGCAGGAAGATCGGGCTCGCAAGATGGCCGT ggaggCGTGTCGAAAGGATTCCCGTTGCGATTACTACTTCAGCATCGACTCGGATGTTGTCCTGACCAATCCGGACACCCTGAGGATCCTCATGGAGGAGAACAA GTCGGTCATCGCGCCCATGCTCTCCAAACCCGGAAAGCTGTGGAGCAACTTTTGGGGTGCCCTGAGCGCCGAAGGTTACTACTCCAGATCGGAAGATTACATCGAGATCGTCCAGGGGAAGAGGAT CGGCCTGTGGAACGTTCCGTACATGTCCCAGGCCTACCTGGTCAAGGGCAGCGTGCTGCGCTCCAAACTTTCCAAGGTCAACCTGTACGAGGACCCAAACTTGGACCCGGACATGGCGTTCTGTCGCAGAGTCCGAGAGCAG GGTGTGTTCATGTTCGTGTCCAACCGCGACGACTTTGGCCGTTTGGTGTCGTCCAACAACTTCAACACTTCCAGGCTCCACCCGGACATGTGGCAGATCTTCGATAACCCTctg GACTGGAGGGCCAAATACATCCATGAGAACTACTCCAAGATCTTTGAAGACCAGAAGAGCTTTGTGGAGCAG CCGTGTCCGGACGTGTACTGGTTCCCGGCCTTCTCGGAGAAGATGTGCGACGACCTGGTGGAGACCATGGAGGACTACGGCGAATGGTCCGGCGGCAAGCACAGG GATGAGCGTTTAGCCGGCGGCTACGAAAACGTTCCCACTGTGGACATCCACATGAACCAGATTGGATTTGAGAAGGAGTGGCTCAAGTTTCTCAAAGAGTACATCGCCCCCATCACGGAAAAACTCTACCCCGGATATTCCCCTAAG GCTCAGGCGATCATGAATTTCGTGGTGCGCTACCGTCCCGACGAGCAGCCGTCACTGCGGCCGCATCACGACTCGTCCACGTTCACCATCAACATCGCCCTGAACAGCAAGGACGTAGACTACCAG GGCGGAGGTTGCCGGTTCCTGCGTTACGACTGCAAAGTGGAGTCGCCCAGGAAGGGCTGGTCCTTCATGCACCCCGGCCGCCTAACTCACTACCACGAGGGTCTTCCCACCACCAGCGGAACCAGGTACATCATGGTGTCTTTTGTGGACCCCTAG
- the LOC133494660 gene encoding cytochrome b5 domain-containing protein 1 isoform X2 — protein sequence MPNRPRFFTPAQVAAHNTAADLWVSFLGKVCDLTPLMKQHEGDVLLLPIMEFAGKDISSWFDPETRDVLTFVHPLTDCVSYYTPRGRFVHIPPAGPRSDWASDIEPAWWKDRRYEVCSEETLAEILERYLPYNSHACSYTWKHNGASLDMSKTLSQNDVPDDDVKLQKLRLDCDLFTPAILLHFNDDLTEG from the exons ATGCCAAACAGGCCTCGCTTCTTCACGCCCGCTCAGGTGGCGGCTCACAATACAGCGGCCGACCTGTGGGTGTCCTTCCTGGGCAAAGTCTGTGACCTGACCCCCCTGATGAAGCAGCATGAGG GCGATGTTTTGCTGCTCCCAATCATGGAGTTTGCAGGAAAGGACATCAGCAGCTGGTTCGACCCCGAGACCAGAGAT GTGTTGACGTTTGTCCACCCGCTGACCGACTGCGTGAGCTACTACACGCCGCGGGGTCGCTTCGTGCACATCCCACCGGCTGGCCCCCGTTCCGACTGGGCCAGCGACATCGAGCCGGCCTGGTGGAAGGACCGGCGCTACGAG GTGTGTTCCGAGGAGACGCTGGCCGAGATCCTGGAGCGCTACCTGCCGTACAATTCGCACGCGTGCAGCTACACGTGGAAGCACAACGGCGCCAGCCTGGACATGAGCAAGACGCTCAGTCAGAACGACGTACCCGACGACGACGTCAAGCTCCAGAAGCTCCGTCTCGACTGCGATCTCTTCACGCCCGCCATCCTCCTACACTTCAACGACGACTTGACTGAGGGATGA
- the LOC133494660 gene encoding cytochrome b5 domain-containing protein 1 isoform X1: protein MPNRPRFFTPAQVAAHNTAADLWVSFLGKVCDLTPLMKQHEGDVLLLPIMEFAGKDISSWFDPETRDVLTFVHPLTDCVSYYTPRGRFVHIPPAGPRSDWASDIEPAWWKDRRYEVGRLSAKTRWIRVINTLTSQEQRLEVCSEETLAEILERYLPYNSHACSYTWKHNGASLDMSKTLSQNDVPDDDVKLQKLRLDCDLFTPAILLHFNDDLTEG from the exons ATGCCAAACAGGCCTCGCTTCTTCACGCCCGCTCAGGTGGCGGCTCACAATACAGCGGCCGACCTGTGGGTGTCCTTCCTGGGCAAAGTCTGTGACCTGACCCCCCTGATGAAGCAGCATGAGG GCGATGTTTTGCTGCTCCCAATCATGGAGTTTGCAGGAAAGGACATCAGCAGCTGGTTCGACCCCGAGACCAGAGAT GTGTTGACGTTTGTCCACCCGCTGACCGACTGCGTGAGCTACTACACGCCGCGGGGTCGCTTCGTGCACATCCCACCGGCTGGCCCCCGTTCCGACTGGGCCAGCGACATCGAGCCGGCCTGGTGGAAGGACCGGCGCTACGAGGTGGGACGGCTGTCCGCCAAGACCAGGTGGATACGCGTTATCAACACCCTGACGTCGCAGGAGCAGCGGCTGGAG GTGTGTTCCGAGGAGACGCTGGCCGAGATCCTGGAGCGCTACCTGCCGTACAATTCGCACGCGTGCAGCTACACGTGGAAGCACAACGGCGCCAGCCTGGACATGAGCAAGACGCTCAGTCAGAACGACGTACCCGACGACGACGTCAAGCTCCAGAAGCTCCGTCTCGACTGCGATCTCTTCACGCCCGCCATCCTCCTACACTTCAACGACGACTTGACTGAGGGATGA
- the asgr1a gene encoding asialoglycoprotein receptor 1, which yields MTTEYHDDINEGGSSFWNKGPAFSPRSAASRLTRRAFPVLTAAAILVLAIALGASYSGLARRLWSLEQSLSNVSQSLSSVEQLTADAARDAERLKFGVAGNKDELRSTSEALKQLATLDTLSKTVASLKCSVEHIINNGSTPKGSGCCPLEWQSFGADCYRFSQSLLSWHDARDWCNGHESHLAIILSDEEWDFVRQIAHGAFFWVGLTDERTGSWEWVNQTPYVMNRRHWRPGQPDSWIHHGLGPGDEDCAHVHSDGRLNDIHCSSRMRFLCQRRA from the exons ATGACGACGGAATACCACGATGACATCAACGAGGGCGGAAGCTCCTTCTGGAATAAAG GACCCGCTTTCAGCCCTCGTTCAGCCGCGTCCAGGCTCACGCGCCGCGCCTTTCCCGTTCTGACCGCGGCAGCCATCTTGGTTCTGGCAATTGCACTGGGAGCCAGCT ACTCCGGGTTGGCTCGTCGCTTGTGGTCTCTGGAGCAAAGTCTTTCCAACGTGAGCCAATCGCTGAGCAGCGTCGAGCAGCTCACCGCAG ACGCTGCCAGAGATGCGGAGCGACTCAAGTTTGGGGTGGCGGGCAACAAAGACGAGCTGCGCTCAA CTTCTGAGGCCTTGAAGCAGCTTGCCACGCTGGACACCCTCAGCAAGACCGTTGCCTCCCTCAAATGTTCCGTTGAACACATCATCAACAATG GTTCCACACCGAAAGGCTCCGGCTGCTGTCCGCTGGAGTGGCAGAGCTTCGGCGCCGACTGTTACCGCTTCAGTCAGTCGCTGCTGTCCTGGCACGACGCTCGCGACTGGTGCAACGGGCACGAGTCGCACTTGGCCATCATCCTGTCGGACGAGGAGTGGGACTTTGTGCGCCAGATCGCGCACGGCGCCTTCTTCTGGGTCGGCCTGACCGACGAGAGGACGGGATCGTGGGAGTGGGTCAACCAGACGCCTTACGTTATGAACCGGAG GCACTGGCGGCCCGGGCAGCCCGACAGCTGGATCCACCACGGCCTGGGACCCGGAGACGAAGACTGCGCTCACGTGCACAGCGACGGCCGCCTCAACGACATTCACTGCTCCAGCAGGATGCGGTTCCTCTGCCAGAGGCGCGCCTGA